Proteins co-encoded in one uncultured Bacteroides sp. genomic window:
- the rlmH gene encoding 23S rRNA (pseudouridine(1915)-N(3))-methyltransferase RlmH has translation MKVTLIVVGRTVEKHYITAINDYIERTKHFISFDMEVIPELKNTKSLTMDQQKEKEGELILKAFQPGDVIVLLDEFGKEFRSVDFANWLEKKMNNVNKRLVFVIGGPYGFSQKVYEASHEKISLSKMTFSHQMVRLIFVEQLYRAMTILNNGPYHHE, from the coding sequence ATGAAAGTAACACTAATCGTTGTAGGAAGAACTGTAGAGAAACATTATATTACGGCAATCAATGATTACATTGAACGCACAAAACACTTTATATCTTTTGATATGGAGGTGATTCCGGAATTGAAAAACACTAAAAGCCTCACAATGGATCAGCAAAAAGAGAAAGAGGGGGAACTGATTCTGAAAGCATTTCAGCCAGGAGATGTAATTGTTTTGCTCGACGAGTTTGGGAAAGAGTTCCGTTCTGTGGATTTTGCCAACTGGCTGGAAAAGAAGATGAATAACGTTAATAAGCGATTGGTGTTTGTGATTGGCGGACCTTACGGCTTTTCTCAAAAGGTTTACGAGGCATCACACGAAAAAATTTCTCTTTCTAAAATGACATTTTCTCATCAGATGGTACGACTTATCTTTGTAGAACAGCTTTATAGAGCCATGACCATATTGAACAACGGCCCGTATCATCACGAATAG